The Dethiosulfovibrio peptidovorans DSM 11002 genome has a window encoding:
- the xseA gene encoding exodeoxyribonuclease VII large subunit gives MSEAVSNKGILSVDDLSFRIKEAIESYPGMGKIAVHGEIVDLKRHSSGHCYFTLSGRESRIAGVLFRSDAAGVVKWPRPGDEVVVGGRVSSYPQRGIYQLYARRLFPLGKGAISRAKEELRAKLSKEGIFAPERKRPIPPYPERVLCITSATGAAFRDVVKVMGTRNPSVELVLIPATVQGVDGPDEIAEAFAKVPSFLPADAVLLVRGGGSRGDLNPFDDETVVRSISSCPVPVVVGVGHQVDFTLSDMAADMRCATPSEAAEAVVPDRTYLYSLLSNGKNRLKKAMEREIDRLATRVVDRETLLTRLVAGDIDRLKKDVDGLSRRAVSATEKTVVSEIGRLAGLSAALDGASPLRILGKGYVSCRDETGTPVSSVKSMAPGKKISLDFLDGRAYCRVESSCVLKRS, from the coding sequence ATGAGTGAGGCCGTATCCAACAAGGGGATCCTCTCGGTAGACGACCTGTCCTTTAGGATAAAAGAGGCGATAGAGAGTTACCCGGGAATGGGTAAAATAGCGGTCCATGGCGAGATCGTAGACTTGAAACGACACAGCAGCGGTCATTGCTACTTCACCCTCTCCGGGCGAGAGAGCCGTATAGCCGGGGTCCTCTTCAGGTCCGACGCCGCCGGGGTCGTCAAATGGCCTCGTCCCGGTGACGAGGTCGTCGTCGGTGGGCGGGTGTCCTCCTATCCTCAGAGAGGAATATACCAGTTGTACGCCAGGAGGCTTTTCCCCTTGGGTAAAGGGGCCATCTCGAGGGCGAAGGAAGAGCTCAGGGCGAAGCTCTCCAAGGAAGGGATTTTCGCTCCTGAGAGGAAAAGGCCTATCCCTCCCTACCCGGAGAGGGTACTGTGTATAACCTCCGCCACCGGAGCGGCCTTCAGGGACGTGGTAAAGGTTATGGGGACCAGAAATCCGTCGGTGGAATTGGTCCTCATTCCCGCTACCGTACAGGGAGTCGACGGTCCGGACGAGATCGCCGAGGCCTTTGCGAAGGTGCCGTCTTTTTTGCCTGCCGATGCCGTGTTGCTCGTCAGAGGTGGAGGGAGCAGAGGAGACCTCAATCCTTTCGACGACGAGACGGTGGTGAGGTCCATCTCCTCTTGTCCCGTTCCGGTCGTAGTGGGAGTAGGGCATCAGGTCGACTTCACACTGTCCGACATGGCGGCGGACATGCGTTGTGCCACTCCCTCGGAGGCCGCAGAGGCGGTCGTCCCCGACAGGACCTATCTCTACAGCCTTCTTTCCAACGGCAAAAACCGTCTTAAAAAGGCGATGGAGAGGGAGATCGATAGACTCGCCACCCGTGTGGTCGACAGGGAGACCCTCCTGACTCGACTGGTGGCGGGAGATATCGATCGTCTTAAAAAGGACGTCGATGGCCTGTCTCGTAGAGCCGTGTCCGCGACGGAAAAGACGGTCGTTAGCGAGATCGGGAGGCTTGCAGGGCTTTCGGCGGCTTTGGACGGGGCCTCCCCCCTGAGGATTCTGGGAAAAGGTTACGTTTCCTGTCGAGACGAAACCGGTACTCCCGTCTCTTCGGTAAAGTCCATGGCTCCCGGTAAAAAGATATCCCTCGACTTTCTGGACGGGAGAGCCTACTGTCGAGTGGAGTCGTCGTGTGTTTTGAAAAGGAGCTGA
- the nusB gene encoding transcription antitermination factor NusB: MKVGRGHYKKHRAREVALQLLYSMDVTKKHDAEKALNDFSFEDEIDVETGVRALVLGVMDHLGEIDNLINVNVVGWRGDRMVAVDRAAIRLAVYEGLIARVVPVPVAISEAVELVKVFGTDESGRFVNGALARIVRAMPEDDE; this comes from the coding sequence TTGAAGGTCGGACGAGGTCATTATAAAAAACATCGGGCCCGGGAGGTGGCTCTTCAGCTTCTTTATTCCATGGACGTGACCAAAAAACACGATGCCGAGAAAGCGTTGAACGATTTTTCCTTCGAGGACGAGATCGATGTCGAAACGGGCGTCAGAGCCCTCGTCTTGGGGGTCATGGATCATCTGGGAGAGATAGACAACCTCATAAACGTCAACGTCGTGGGGTGGAGAGGGGACCGTATGGTCGCAGTAGACCGCGCGGCCATACGGTTGGCCGTATACGAAGGCCTGATAGCCCGTGTCGTCCCTGTCCCGGTAGCCATATCCGAGGCAGTTGAGCTGGTCAAGGTCTTCGGTACCGACGAATCCGGCAGGTTCGTGAACGGAGCCCTGGCCAGGATAGTCCGCGCCATGCCGGAAGACGATGAGTGA
- a CDS encoding Asp23/Gls24 family envelope stress response protein: MDDMNHTVVETEKTEIVDVESAVAEAESELSGDVAGKVHISEDVITELARQALQKVNGIQPASSGIASKLGLGRKVTEGVKVYVDEGENPSISVDAFLMVKYGLRIPDLAWDVQETVKNELEGMTGYAVNYVNIYVQGVYFDEPKVDESSGEVVEPTESTEEEPRDDNEAIDERSETQSKDQE; this comes from the coding sequence ATGGATGATATGAATCACACTGTGGTCGAGACGGAAAAAACTGAGATCGTCGATGTAGAGAGCGCCGTCGCCGAGGCGGAGAGCGAGCTTTCGGGAGACGTGGCCGGGAAGGTCCATATATCCGAGGATGTCATAACGGAGCTTGCCAGACAGGCTCTTCAGAAGGTTAACGGCATTCAACCGGCAAGCTCCGGAATCGCTTCGAAGCTCGGACTGGGACGAAAGGTGACCGAGGGAGTAAAGGTCTACGTTGACGAGGGAGAGAATCCGTCCATCTCGGTCGACGCTTTTCTCATGGTGAAATACGGTCTTCGAATTCCCGACTTGGCCTGGGATGTCCAGGAGACAGTGAAAAACGAGTTGGAAGGGATGACTGGTTACGCCGTCAACTACGTCAACATATACGTTCAAGGAGTGTACTTCGACGAACCGAAGGTCGACGAGTCCTCAGGGGAAGTCGTCGAACCGACCGAGTCTACGGAAGAGGAACCCCGAGATGATAACGAGGCGATAGACGAGCGTTCCGAGACGCAATCAAAGGACCAGGAATAG
- a CDS encoding CD1247 N-terminal domain-containing protein, whose amino-acid sequence MSAREKIAYIKGLLDAGTPRDDFEMALYGAIVEALDAVVDDMDRQDESLVALTEELMDLSDYCDGLGEDLDAIEEGWLGERVLDQEDVLIAEGDEPEGVDLYRPILCPYCSTMFYYRPDLCDENDTAQCPNCRRTFAPSEVELEEE is encoded by the coding sequence ATGAGTGCGAGGGAGAAGATAGCCTATATTAAGGGATTGCTCGATGCGGGAACGCCGAGGGACGATTTTGAAATGGCCCTGTACGGTGCTATCGTCGAGGCCCTCGACGCCGTAGTGGACGACATGGATCGGCAGGATGAATCCTTGGTGGCCTTAACGGAAGAACTGATGGATCTTTCCGATTACTGCGATGGGCTGGGTGAGGATCTGGACGCCATCGAGGAAGGATGGTTGGGCGAGCGGGTCTTGGACCAAGAGGACGTCCTCATCGCGGAGGGAGACGAACCGGAGGGGGTCGACCTCTATCGGCCGATACTTTGTCCCTATTGTTCCACCATGTTCTACTACAGACCGGACCTATGCGATGAAAACGATACAGCCCAATGTCCCAACTGCAGGAGGACCTTTGCGCCTTCCGAGGTCGAGCTCGAGGAGGAATGA
- the efp gene encoding elongation factor P, with protein MAQVVDTSKFYPGIKIVWQEGMWEVVEFQHHKMGRGGAVVKTKLRNLDTGSIIENAFRSGEKFDRIVFEEKPAQFLYQDGDSYVFMDMVSYDQIYLSTEVLGKAIKYLTDNIEVTLEMYGERIMGIELPNSVTLKIIETSPNFKGDTASGGGKPATTETGLTVTVPMFVEVGEDIVVDTRTGAYLERAKK; from the coding sequence ATGGCACAGGTAGTGGATACAAGCAAGTTTTACCCCGGCATCAAGATAGTGTGGCAGGAAGGAATGTGGGAGGTCGTAGAGTTTCAGCACCACAAGATGGGAAGAGGCGGAGCGGTCGTAAAGACCAAGTTGAGAAACCTCGATACCGGATCCATCATAGAGAATGCTTTCCGCTCCGGAGAGAAATTCGACAGGATCGTCTTCGAGGAGAAGCCCGCTCAGTTTCTATACCAGGACGGAGATAGCTATGTCTTTATGGACATGGTAAGCTACGATCAGATCTATCTTTCCACCGAGGTGCTGGGCAAGGCCATCAAATACCTGACGGACAATATCGAGGTTACCCTGGAGATGTACGGAGAGAGGATCATGGGAATAGAGCTGCCTAACAGCGTGACCCTGAAGATCATAGAGACGTCTCCTAACTTCAAGGGAGATACCGCCTCCGGCGGAGGAAAGCCCGCGACCACCGAGACGGGGCTTACCGTGACTGTGCCGATGTTCGTGGAGGTCGGAGAGGATATAGTGGTAGATACCAGGACGGGGGCTTATCTGGAACGCGCCAAGAAGTAG
- a CDS encoding type II secretion system protein GspD codes for MRNKTIAFFVVLFAFIFAPGPLFSEPLPPSVLSGIMPQQVGADRMTVTIQGMNLPRPEVMNQDGGFVDLIFKGTTVPSSRWERLYNFPILSKVEMDHVEGGLRVRFVTGEKIALHSVKGDPPCNRILLDFRTVSSLKRDESAKKLKEPRRIPVDGSDPFQTNRRISVDFRSVDIQDVFRMLADMMKVNIVLDPSVAEIPPLTMRFDEAPLREVFGYLMRLYGLSYAKVGKTLVIGSPEGISKVMGEEKTRVYDVAYSDVKTLPDMLGGLTTIPKEKITVDERLGRLFVKGSENQLSDFERVLQTVDDPGKQVMLRARIIEIKDEASDELETMLNAVYKHWWLSTSSSGAEGGYSYVKDPDSYNPPTGEDRPGGIEFPGIEIPDIGTGGIRLLDTGLKALVTANKGKVLANPSVITVSGQKASIKLVENLKYISARDDAGNPTYSDEEVGPKLEFTPLVGRDGVISVELSIATGEVIAWKEGNQGEEFPQTSEREVVTSIRVRDGEPFVVGGLFNERHTENTTKIPILGDIPLLGEFFKSKSKTDDRTEVVMVVIPYILNVTDGPIERWDL; via the coding sequence GTGAGAAATAAAACTATCGCATTTTTCGTTGTCCTATTCGCCTTTATCTTTGCGCCGGGACCTCTTTTTTCGGAGCCTCTTCCGCCGTCGGTTCTTTCCGGAATAATGCCTCAGCAGGTAGGGGCAGACAGGATGACCGTGACGATTCAGGGAATGAATCTTCCTCGTCCAGAGGTGATGAACCAGGACGGAGGGTTTGTAGACCTGATCTTTAAGGGGACCACTGTGCCCTCGTCCCGATGGGAGAGGCTCTACAATTTTCCTATCCTCTCCAAGGTGGAGATGGACCACGTAGAGGGCGGCCTAAGGGTCAGGTTCGTCACAGGAGAAAAGATAGCTCTTCACTCCGTAAAGGGAGATCCGCCATGTAACAGGATCTTGTTGGATTTCAGGACGGTCTCGTCTTTGAAGAGGGATGAGAGTGCCAAAAAGCTGAAGGAGCCCCGTAGGATACCCGTCGACGGCAGCGATCCGTTTCAGACCAATAGGAGAATCTCCGTCGATTTCCGTTCCGTGGATATACAGGACGTGTTCAGAATGCTGGCGGACATGATGAAGGTGAACATCGTTCTGGATCCATCGGTGGCGGAGATCCCCCCTCTCACCATGAGATTCGACGAGGCTCCCCTTAGAGAGGTCTTCGGCTATCTCATGAGGCTTTACGGCCTCAGCTACGCCAAGGTGGGAAAAACCTTGGTGATAGGCTCCCCAGAGGGTATATCCAAGGTAATGGGAGAGGAGAAGACCAGGGTCTACGACGTGGCCTATTCGGATGTAAAAACTCTTCCGGATATGCTGGGAGGGCTCACAACCATACCTAAGGAAAAGATCACGGTGGACGAGAGGTTGGGAAGGCTTTTCGTCAAGGGGTCTGAAAATCAGCTCTCCGATTTCGAGAGGGTGCTTCAGACCGTGGACGATCCGGGCAAGCAGGTCATGCTTCGTGCCAGGATAATAGAGATAAAAGACGAGGCCTCCGACGAGCTGGAGACGATGCTCAACGCCGTCTACAAGCATTGGTGGCTGAGCACCAGTTCCTCCGGAGCCGAGGGCGGCTATTCCTACGTGAAGGACCCCGACTCCTACAATCCTCCTACCGGAGAAGATCGACCTGGTGGCATAGAGTTTCCCGGCATAGAGATACCCGATATAGGAACGGGGGGTATTCGCCTTCTCGACACGGGCCTTAAGGCTCTGGTCACGGCCAACAAGGGCAAGGTGTTGGCCAACCCTTCGGTCATAACGGTCAGCGGTCAGAAGGCGTCTATAAAGTTGGTCGAAAACCTGAAGTACATATCCGCTAGAGACGATGCCGGGAACCCCACCTACAGCGACGAGGAGGTAGGTCCAAAGCTGGAGTTTACTCCGCTGGTCGGAAGGGACGGTGTCATCTCGGTGGAGCTTTCCATCGCTACGGGAGAGGTCATAGCCTGGAAGGAAGGCAACCAGGGAGAAGAATTTCCCCAGACCAGCGAGAGAGAGGTGGTTACCTCCATAAGGGTGAGGGACGGGGAGCCTTTCGTGGTCGGAGGGTTATTCAACGAGAGACACACGGAAAACACCACCAAGATCCCTATACTGGGGGATATCCCTCTGTTGGGAGAGTTCTTCAAGTCCAAGAGCAAGACGGACGACAGAACTGAGGTCGTCATGGTGGTGATTCCCTATATATTGAACGTAACAGACGGCCCTATAGAGCGATGGGACCTTTGA
- a CDS encoding PilN domain-containing protein, with product MTVRLNLLPAELRPVDKSNRVDFMRILAASFSAAVVLVCGGVLVSGTMRSHTLRVKLDEVESRKEVLSIQSTNLISELKRLKDREALMSATLSLLHGDVPLLEIFRQIELSLPDGVWLSSVKAEAGSLHLNGFSYNENDVVLFATGLIDSPVIEQVGFPNTRRVSREGTSLVEFRLLCSISKNIPDKEVSP from the coding sequence ATGACAGTTAGATTGAACCTGCTTCCTGCGGAATTGCGCCCGGTGGATAAGTCCAACAGGGTAGATTTTATGAGGATTCTGGCCGCATCTTTTTCCGCAGCGGTAGTACTCGTCTGCGGCGGTGTGTTGGTCAGCGGTACTATGCGATCCCATACATTGAGGGTCAAACTGGATGAGGTGGAGAGCAGAAAAGAGGTGCTCTCGATCCAGTCGACCAACCTCATATCCGAGCTGAAACGGCTGAAGGACAGAGAGGCTCTTATGTCTGCTACCTTGAGCCTTCTGCACGGAGATGTTCCCTTGCTAGAGATCTTCAGACAGATAGAGCTTTCTCTGCCCGACGGGGTATGGCTTTCCTCCGTAAAGGCCGAGGCCGGAAGTCTTCATTTAAATGGTTTTTCCTACAACGAAAACGATGTGGTCCTGTTCGCAACTGGGTTGATAGATTCTCCTGTGATAGAGCAGGTAGGGTTCCCCAATACCAGGAGGGTCTCTCGAGAGGGCACGAGCTTGGTCGAATTTCGTCTGCTTTGTTCTATCTCAAAAAATATCCCCGATAAAGAGGTGTCGCCATGA
- the pilM gene encoding type IV pilus biogenesis protein PilM, which translates to MALWNRKKSKDGFAGLAIMSNGIYYLELLRSDTDLAVNRYEFVSYSHGAVKQDSLVDQEEAVRAIGELSDRIGGFGFDVALGIPSRDVMIKNVEFPDMDLEMAKDALHWNFDKNFPYDASEALYDADVIELPDGGKQDRVHLVVAAVRRFKIQGFLERLRGDGVPLSSMEPNNVAAFRAISRGMSIYDHGYIVLIIAAESLQMMIGYRESSLLFRSVPFPSDSVMSMEELSNRVVSEIQATGNYVRTLFRGINLSTVLLAGDVSVREHIVDRLKTEFDFSVDIVDPWLRWGITGAPDEAGEADVVVGLAARNLI; encoded by the coding sequence ATGGCTCTATGGAATAGGAAGAAGAGCAAAGACGGTTTTGCCGGTTTGGCCATAATGTCCAACGGTATATACTACCTTGAGCTGCTTCGTTCCGATACGGACCTTGCCGTCAACAGATATGAATTCGTCAGCTACTCTCACGGTGCGGTCAAACAGGATTCTCTCGTCGATCAGGAGGAAGCCGTCAGGGCAATAGGTGAGCTTTCCGACAGGATCGGAGGTTTCGGTTTCGACGTAGCCCTTGGGATCCCATCCAGGGACGTCATGATAAAAAACGTGGAGTTTCCTGACATGGACCTGGAAATGGCCAAGGATGCGTTGCACTGGAATTTCGACAAAAACTTTCCGTACGATGCCTCTGAAGCTCTTTACGATGCCGATGTGATAGAGCTTCCTGACGGAGGAAAACAGGATAGAGTTCACCTGGTCGTGGCGGCGGTGCGGAGATTCAAGATTCAGGGTTTTCTGGAAAGACTTCGAGGCGACGGAGTGCCTCTGTCGTCGATGGAGCCCAACAACGTAGCGGCCTTCAGGGCCATCAGTAGGGGAATGTCTATCTACGATCACGGTTATATCGTCTTGATAATCGCGGCGGAATCGTTACAGATGATGATAGGCTACAGAGAGAGCAGCCTGCTTTTTCGCTCGGTTCCCTTTCCCTCCGATTCGGTGATGTCCATGGAAGAGCTGTCCAACCGAGTGGTAAGCGAGATACAGGCTACGGGGAACTACGTAAGGACTCTTTTTAGAGGTATTAATCTTAGTACCGTTCTTTTGGCGGGAGACGTTTCCGTCAGAGAACATATCGTAGACAGACTCAAGACAGAGTTCGACTTTTCCGTGGATATAGTCGATCCCTGGTTGAGATGGGGCATAACCGGTGCTCCCGACGAAGCTGGAGAGGCCGATGTGGTGGTGGGTTTGGCAGCGAGGAATCTGATATGA
- a CDS encoding PilC/PilY family type IV pilus protein yields the protein MIKKKTFKCKYPALYLVLLLIALFSCTIAMANDLPSVFKPVPEEYSTPVPPNVLLLIDTSGSMLFDLEGDTTHGDGSKPFKNQAYYGDDTDSSNNDPDDGSLSYYPPVTYLSDEEVSDLRYDTLLGLMGRKGHRYLHPNDSRMYILKKVLWSIFTDPSMVEGLKIGLCTYHQREKYGVPGSGYVSYEFPSYAWLGWYWKRQKLSWQPTGENKAVKRLSLDVIDPFFYAPSSFSGGVPDDKLGTSHWYDLLALIDGVETSKNDELRAVGATPLEKSIYSKGARDCAYEFIKEEIDYPCQDNWLIVLTDGEDSSSDADPPAAVKKLYEANLDDTWPKPYGKKAQPVRTFVIGLVDSQSDTLDAMADEGRAWEVDESIKKTAYYATDTESLLEAFRTIFRTIQKNRSSSAPPKIEKNLSEEGNIIYAASFIPKSDGAWPGYIYKKKLTSSGGYKTLWEGSDRIDGWDRRDIYHAPWYDFSGPYLRGSNLRGFPTSGALASTVALHSGVTRSLSDNFVRWIRGGLWGGSGNRVNPMLDLYRGDILVMGKPPGVRSDPDFRSFSYDNRLRDKVVFSQGNGGLLQVFDDKTGDEILGFIPPNVLHKARIAGLIDNSVEPEMGSSKYLLAGPLVIEDVKIKTPYGSYDERYRTILLGALGYGGTGIYALDVTDPEKPLFLWARDSVVYSDNLFVSENNGLLWGYSVDGSSFTSGDKAAPRLRRVIGRPFIGWIDDGWDRKWLAIFGGGAGKTVKASDGSVSFQHDGDFGGRAIYALDVSDGSVFKSVTDEKMGQIVADIAVAKGDGRPNYLRISRSYVGDSYGQVWRLNWEGVYPDSWTLDAIGDFSGDEVLPPLVHRLDLSMKGDQRWIFASTGDPYDLIPRTSMSSTHNCLLGFKEPKDSKVTREDLKKLVLKEDCLDEAEDYEGWIVNLSEGEYSTTPPVIYKGNFFGSTYVSSNENPCEQGISRLYVFGAFNGLGAFSDDFRYISLPGIKITGMVVKNDKVVMGILNPMGKKVEDLGFPEDLKARMDPEGAVISMDIPEGAGGTPADDGIMRSGYWRRVW from the coding sequence ATGATCAAGAAAAAAACTTTCAAATGTAAATATCCGGCTTTATATCTGGTTCTTTTACTTATTGCGCTTTTTTCATGTACCATAGCTATGGCGAACGACCTTCCCAGCGTCTTCAAGCCCGTTCCGGAGGAATATTCCACCCCCGTCCCTCCTAACGTTCTTTTGCTCATAGATACAAGCGGTTCAATGCTGTTCGATCTCGAGGGGGATACCACTCATGGTGACGGAAGCAAACCCTTTAAAAATCAAGCTTACTACGGAGATGACACCGACTCCAGTAACAACGATCCCGACGATGGCTCTCTATCCTATTATCCTCCCGTAACCTATCTGTCCGACGAAGAGGTGTCCGATCTTCGATATGACACCCTTCTTGGCCTTATGGGACGAAAGGGGCATCGCTACCTACATCCTAACGACAGCAGGATGTACATATTGAAAAAGGTCCTCTGGTCCATCTTCACAGACCCCTCCATGGTGGAGGGCTTGAAGATAGGTTTATGTACCTATCATCAAAGAGAGAAATATGGTGTTCCGGGAAGTGGATATGTTTCCTATGAGTTCCCCTCTTACGCCTGGTTGGGGTGGTACTGGAAAAGACAAAAGCTCTCCTGGCAGCCTACAGGTGAAAACAAGGCAGTTAAGAGACTGAGCTTGGATGTAATAGATCCTTTCTTCTATGCCCCTTCGAGCTTTTCCGGTGGTGTGCCGGACGATAAACTGGGGACGAGCCACTGGTACGATCTTTTAGCTCTGATAGACGGAGTGGAGACCTCCAAAAACGACGAGTTGAGGGCTGTCGGTGCTACTCCTCTAGAGAAATCCATTTATTCCAAAGGTGCTAGGGATTGTGCTTACGAGTTCATCAAGGAGGAGATAGACTATCCCTGTCAGGATAACTGGCTAATAGTCCTCACCGACGGTGAGGACTCTAGCTCTGATGCTGATCCCCCTGCTGCGGTCAAAAAACTCTATGAGGCCAACCTAGATGACACCTGGCCGAAACCATATGGGAAAAAAGCTCAGCCAGTCAGGACCTTCGTGATCGGTTTGGTCGATTCCCAGTCTGATACACTAGACGCGATGGCTGACGAGGGACGGGCCTGGGAGGTGGACGAGAGCATAAAGAAGACCGCCTACTACGCTACAGATACTGAGTCTCTTTTAGAGGCTTTTAGAACTATCTTTAGAACCATACAGAAAAACCGGTCTTCCTCCGCTCCTCCGAAAATAGAGAAGAACCTTAGCGAAGAGGGGAACATCATATATGCTGCCTCTTTTATCCCAAAGTCCGATGGAGCATGGCCCGGATACATATATAAGAAAAAACTCACCTCTTCTGGTGGGTATAAAACTCTTTGGGAAGGTTCCGATAGAATTGATGGATGGGACAGAAGAGATATCTATCATGCTCCGTGGTACGATTTTTCCGGGCCATACCTGAGAGGAAGCAATCTTAGAGGTTTTCCCACCAGTGGAGCCCTTGCTTCGACCGTAGCCCTTCATTCCGGAGTGACACGATCTTTGTCTGATAATTTCGTCCGGTGGATAAGAGGGGGACTCTGGGGAGGTTCCGGCAATAGGGTCAACCCGATGTTGGATCTGTACAGAGGAGATATTTTAGTTATGGGAAAGCCACCGGGAGTCAGATCCGATCCTGATTTCAGATCTTTTTCCTATGATAATAGATTAAGGGACAAAGTAGTTTTCTCTCAAGGTAACGGAGGTCTTCTTCAGGTTTTTGACGATAAAACGGGGGATGAGATCTTGGGGTTTATCCCCCCCAATGTCCTTCATAAAGCACGTATAGCCGGATTAATAGACAACTCCGTAGAACCGGAGATGGGCAGTTCCAAATATCTATTGGCTGGACCTCTTGTGATTGAGGACGTTAAAATCAAGACGCCTTATGGAAGCTACGATGAAAGATATCGAACTATATTGTTAGGAGCTCTTGGATATGGTGGCACAGGCATTTATGCTTTAGACGTTACGGATCCTGAAAAGCCTCTTTTTCTTTGGGCTAGAGACAGCGTCGTTTATTCGGACAATCTGTTTGTATCGGAAAATAACGGTCTTCTTTGGGGTTACTCCGTTGACGGATCCTCTTTTACTTCAGGGGATAAGGCGGCGCCTCGTCTGAGACGGGTAATAGGACGTCCCTTTATCGGATGGATAGACGATGGATGGGATCGAAAATGGCTGGCAATATTTGGTGGTGGAGCCGGAAAAACCGTGAAAGCCTCTGACGGGTCCGTCTCTTTTCAGCACGATGGAGATTTTGGAGGCAGGGCTATCTATGCGTTAGATGTTTCCGACGGTTCGGTATTTAAATCCGTTACGGACGAAAAAATGGGGCAAATTGTAGCTGATATCGCTGTGGCCAAAGGCGACGGCAGGCCCAATTATCTGCGGATATCCCGCTCTTATGTTGGCGATAGCTACGGGCAGGTTTGGAGGCTTAACTGGGAAGGAGTATATCCTGATAGCTGGACTCTAGATGCTATAGGAGATTTTTCTGGCGATGAGGTTCTTCCTCCTTTAGTTCATAGGCTTGATTTGTCCATGAAAGGGGATCAGAGGTGGATTTTTGCATCTACGGGCGATCCTTATGATCTTATTCCTAGGACGAGCATGAGCTCAACTCACAATTGTCTTTTAGGGTTTAAAGAGCCCAAAGATAGTAAGGTTACCAGGGAGGATTTAAAAAAACTAGTATTGAAAGAGGATTGTTTAGACGAGGCAGAGGATTATGAAGGATGGATAGTCAACCTAAGTGAAGGAGAGTATTCAACGACTCCTCCTGTTATCTACAAGGGAAATTTCTTCGGTAGTACGTATGTCTCTTCAAACGAGAATCCCTGCGAACAGGGTATTTCTAGGCTTTACGTGTTTGGTGCTTTTAACGGTCTGGGAGCTTTTTCTGATGATTTTAGGTATATATCCTTGCCTGGGATTAAAATAACGGGGATGGTTGTAAAAAATGACAAGGTAGTTATGGGGATTTTAAATCCTATGGGAAAAAAAGTAGAGGATCTCGGTTTTCCTGAAGATCTAAAAGCTAGGATGGATCCTGAAGGTGCGGTCATTTCGATGGATATACCGGAAGGAGCAGGAGGAACTCCTGCCGACGATGGAATTATGCGTTCTGGCTATTGGAGAAGAGTTTGGTAG
- a CDS encoding PilW family protein, whose translation MICSAETASQNRRAFTLVEVLIALVITSLIMGASVTLLYTFLRNYEESSEYTMALQRGQLVMAYLEPVILSAGLGLPSNPDDFSHCVEDGGLLKAWGEPVSIVDEGSKIRLIYSVVLNAVTADMTDFSPGASISVPLTGSTSDIGMENAYSGLDGKKWISFLSVGSPSVTNSTTSPLSVEFKGKKAVTSAQYDPLLLIRTMVAYVSGGVFYIKDNNGSTLPAVKGVLKVYFEELPGDVIKVSVLTRGDVKGASPISQNNISWPDSNDMPTSDDYRYRLALSSSLWRVRNR comes from the coding sequence ATGATTTGCTCTGCTGAAACAGCATCGCAAAATAGACGGGCCTTCACTTTAGTGGAGGTCTTGATCGCTTTGGTTATAACGTCGCTTATCATGGGTGCTTCGGTAACACTTCTATATACCTTTTTGAGAAATTACGAAGAGTCTTCGGAGTACACTATGGCCCTTCAGCGAGGTCAGCTTGTAATGGCCTATCTTGAACCGGTAATCCTCTCCGCCGGATTGGGGTTACCGTCGAATCCTGACGATTTTTCTCATTGTGTAGAAGACGGGGGACTTTTGAAAGCTTGGGGAGAGCCTGTATCGATCGTTGATGAAGGCAGTAAGATAAGGTTGATTTATTCTGTAGTTCTGAATGCTGTAACGGCTGATATGACGGATTTTTCTCCCGGTGCTTCCATATCGGTTCCCTTGACTGGCAGTACTTCTGATATAGGTATGGAGAACGCCTATTCAGGCCTTGATGGTAAAAAATGGATATCTTTTTTGTCTGTGGGGAGTCCTTCCGTTACGAACTCGACGACGTCTCCTCTATCAGTGGAGTTTAAGGGAAAAAAGGCTGTTACATCTGCTCAATACGATCCTCTTCTTCTGATAAGGACTATGGTTGCATATGTTTCAGGAGGAGTCTTTTACATAAAAGATAATAACGGTTCTACTCTGCCGGCTGTGAAGGGAGTTCTCAAGGTTTATTTCGAAGAACTTCCAGGCGATGTGATTAAAGTGAGTGTCCTGACAAGAGGAGATGTTAAGGGAGCTTCTCCTATTTCACAGAACAATATTTCTTGGCCAGATTCCAATGATATGCCTACTTCGGACGATTACAGATACAGACTGGCACTGTCGTCCTCTCTTTGGAGGGTGAGAAATAGATGA